The following DNA comes from Myxococcales bacterium.
TTGGTGGTCATGAGACCGTTGGTGGTCATGAGGCCATTGGTGGTGGCGAGGCCGTTGGTGGTCATGAGACCATTGGTGGCCACGAGGCCGTTGATGGCGGACAGGCCGTTGATGGCGGACAGACCGTTTTCGCTGAGAACGCCCTGGGAGATGGGATCGTCCTGCAGGAGAGAGTTGTCGTTTTGGCCGGGGGCGGCGCCGCAGCCCACGGCGCCTCCCAGGAGCAGGAATCCAAGGGTCTTGGCGAATCCGGTGTTCATCTGAGGTCTCCTTCGGTAGCCCGGCCAGCTCGAGGAGCTCCGTGGCTTTGCGTAACGCGGTCGCCCGCGTGTTGCCGTTTCGGGAACATTCCCTTGTCCCGGAGAAGAGCAATCGGTGTGCCATGTATAGAACGTAAGCCAGCTTACTCAATATGGGACAAAAACAGCCCTTGGACCAGGGGACCTGTTGTGCCCCGCACAACACCTGATGATTCGGCCGCTACAGTCCGGGGCCGCAGATTCGCCTCGAAGGCTGCCGTGTTCGTGCTCGTTCTTGCGTGGATCCTGTCGGGCGGGCTCTCCCCCCGTGTGGGAACGGCCGGCTGGGCCTCTCTGGGTGACATGCCTCGCCCTGTGGCGCAGGCCGACGGGCTTTCGTTCCAGAGCGACCAAGGCACCTTGTGGGTGGGCGCTGAGAACGATCACGTGTTGCGGGTGCGCTTTTCGCCCCGCGCCTCGTTGGGCCGCGACCACTCCTACGCGTTGACCTCACCGAGACCGAAGGTGACGACGAAGCCCACGGTCGAGGTGGGCGCGACGCAGTCCCTCGTGAGGGTTCAAGGCCTGAGCGTTTCGATCAATCACAGCCCACTTCGGCTCACATTTCGCGATACCGCAGGCGCAGTGATCGACGAAGACGACGCTGAACGCGGCATCGCATTCGTGGGCCGAACGACCCGCGTCTGGAAGACCTTGCCAGACGACGCACATGTCTACGGCCTTGGCGAAAAGGGAGGGCGCCTGGACAAGCGCGGCCGCAACTTGGGCGGCACCTCGTACACCATGTGGAACAACGACACATTTGCGTACGACAGCGACACAGATCCCATCTACGTATCGGTTCCCTTTTTCATGGTCATGCGCAAGGCACGCGCCCACGGTGTCTTTCTCGACAACACGTCCCGGAGCTCGTTTGACGTGGGACACGAATCACAGCGCTTGCTCTCGTTTGGTGCTGAATCGGGGGAACTCAACTACTACGTGATCGCCGGTCCGCACCCCAAGGATGTGGTGGCTCGCTACACCGCACTCACCGGGCGCATCAACCTTCCCCCCAAGTGGGCCCTGGGATTTCATCAGTCGCGCTGGGGCTACTGGCCCGAGTCACGACTGCGGCTGGTGGCGAACACGTTCCGGGAAAAGAAGATTCCAGCCGACGCCCTGTGGCTGGACATCGATTACCAGGAGGGGTTCAAACCCTTCACCTGGGACAAACAGCGCTTTCCCGATCCGCCCCGCATGCTGAAGGAGCTGGCCGCCCAGGGCTTTCGCGTCATCACCATCGTGGATCCCCATCCCCCCGAGCAGCGCGGATACCCCGTATTCGATGAGGGCCTGGCAGGGGATCATTTCGTTCGCGCACAAGACGGCACGATCTTTACGGGCGCCGTGTGGCCGATGCGCGCAACGCCCCCGCGGCGCAGCGTTTTTCCCGATTTCACGAGACCCAGCACACGGCACTGGTGGGCCGAGCTCTACAAACCTTTTCTGGACATGGGCGTCGCGGGCATCTGGAACGACATGAACGAGCCCGCCGTGGGCGATCAACAGAACGGAACCATGCCCTTCGACGTTCGTCACGACAACGAAGGACAGCCCACGGATCACCGTGAGGTTCACAACGTTTACGGGCAGCAGATGACACGTGCCACCTTCGAGGGCCTTCGCGCAGCGCGACCTAACCAGCGCCCCTTCGTGCTCACCCGCGCGAGCTTCGCGGGCGGCCAAAAGTGGAGTGCCGTGTGGACAGGCGACAACCAAAGCGACTGGGCGCATCTGCGCGGAGGCATTCCCATGTTGTTGGGGATGGGACTTTCGGGTTTTGCGTTCGTGGGCAACGACGTGGGCGGATTCGCCGATTCCCCCGTGCCCGCCCTCTTCACCCGATGGGCGCAGGCAGCCGTGTTCTTCCCTTTCATGCGTGCGCACACGACGCGCGCCAGCCTGGATCAGGAGCCGTGGTCCTACGGTGTCGAGAAGGAGATCGAGAACCGTAGGATCATCGAGCTGCGCTACCGCTTGCTGCCCACCATCTACAACGAGATGCAAAAAGCAAGCGCCACGGGTGTGCCCGCCATGCGCCCTCTGTTCCTCGAATTTCCAGACGACCCTGCCACCTGGGATCGGGACGACGAGTTCATGTGGGGCGAAGATCTCTTGGTCGCGCCCGTCCTCAAGGAAGTGGCGCTCGAGCGCGAGGTGTACTTGCCCCCCGGAGATTGGTACGACCACCGTACGGGTGCGTTGAATGCGGGGGCGCGATCCAAGGGCCCCAAGTCAGGCGACCAGACCGCACTGGCTCAGGGGGGAGGGCAGACCCTCACCGTGCCCGTCACGCTTTCGACCCTGCCGCTCTTCGTCCGGTCCGGGGGCGTGGTCTTCTCGACGGACGTGGTACAGCACACGGGACAGCTGCCGGGACAGCCCCTTCGGGTTTCGGTCTATCCGTCCGAACGCGAGACGACGCGCACCCTTTACGAGGACGATGGCGAGAGCATGGCTTATGTGAACGGCGCCGCGTGCGTGCGTGTCTTCCGAAGCGTGCGCACGGCCGAGCGCGTTCGCGTCGACATCTCTGCGTGCCAGGGGACGTATAAACCAGCGCCCCGCTCTCTTGTCGTGCGCACGCCCGAACGGTACGCCGCATCGGCCACGGTCAACGGAAAGCCCGCGGCCGTGAACCGCGATGCGACTGGTTTCTCCGAGCTCACGATGCCGGATACGTTCGGAGCTCTCAGGGTCGAGTTTCGGCGGTGAGGTCCCGGCCGCCGAAGGCCCGACTCACTCCGAGGCAGGCGTCGGGCCCAGGGGACCTATCGCGACGTCGAGGATGAGGCGATCCTCAAGCACATCGTGGATGCGTAAGTCGTCGAGGCGCATGCGCGCCAGAAAAGGCAACTCGTTCGCTCGAAGCGAGGGGACGAGCTCGGGGCGCTGCTCGGAGACCGGCCGGGCGTACGCAAAGCTGGCGCGAAGCCCGCTGGCCAAAGACACCCGCAGTTCCACGTCGATCGTGTTGCTCGCAACGGAGACGCGCAAAGGGCGCGCCGTGAGCGCCTCGTTCGGGACCAAGGCGAAGTCGAGGTGTCCGTGCACCGTGAAGTCAGCCACGGGCTTGCGCCCGCGCGGCTGCCAGGAATAGCTGAGGCCCTCGAACACCCGCTCGTCTTCGTCCGCGTCGACGAACCCCACCACGTCGAACTTCATGCGACGAGGTCCGTCGGCCCGCAGCAAACGAACCTCTTTCACCTGGACTTTGGCGCCCGTGTACCGCGTCTTGACGAGCGTCACGTCCCGCAAGAGCTCGGGCCGCTTGTCGCGCAGGGCCCTCTGAACTTCTTCGGTCGAGATCGCCTCCGCCACGGCCCGGTTCACGACGACCCGCCCAGAGGCCGTGCGGGCCACCGCGTCGAGCGCGGTGAGGCGCACCTCGGAAATGCCCCGAGCGGGGTTCGGCAGAACGAGGCTGTCCGGGAAAGGCCCCGCGCTCGCGTCAGCGGCCCAGGCCGCGTCTCCGGCCCGCAGGAGGGAACACAGGAGCGCAGCGGGCACAAAAAAAGAGGACAGCTGTAACGGAAGCGGCATGGTGGGACGCAGGCTTGAGTGTACGCTGCTGCGCACCTCCACTTCCAGCGGGAAGGCGCCACGCACACCCAAGCCACGCGCAGCGCGCCAGCCTCAAGGTTGGCGGGTGGACCTTCGATGCCTAAAGGAGGGAGCCGCGGCGCCGGCATTGCCGGGGCCATCGGCTCATCCGCCGGGAACGCTCGACGAAGCGGGCTCGACGACAGGTTCACCGCGGAGATGACGGCCTTGAAGACCTTACGCCCCTCGTTCGCTTTTCCTTTTGCCTTCCTGTTCCTTGCCGTGGGCGGGAGCCTCGTAGGTGGCTGTATCGAGCGCCCTCTCATCGAGATCGCGGGCCCGGGTGGTGCCGGCGGCCAAAGCACGGACGCCGCCCCGCCCGTCGACCCCCTCGACGCCTTTGTCTTTCCCATCACTGATGCCCTTGCCCTGCCCGACGCCCCCGTTTGCCCAGGTCCCCTCTGCCCCGACGATGCCGCCTCGTCCTTCTGCGGCGATGGCCTCGTCGACCCGGCCGAGGAATGTGACGACCGCAACGCCCGCCCCGGTGACGGCTGCTCGGGCCTTTGCCGCGTCGAAAAGGACTATGCCTGCCCTTCCCCCGGGGAGCCTTGTGTCTCCACCGTGCTCTGCGGTGATGGCCTGCTCTCCGGCGCAGAAACCTGCGACGACCGCAACACCGCGAGCGGCGACGGCTGCTCCGCCTCCTGCGACCGCGAACCCGGTTTTGCCTGCGCCACCCCGGGCGCCCTCTGCACCCCCGTCACCTCCTCCAGCCGCTGCGGCGACGGCGCCATCAACGACAGCGAAACCTGCGACGACGGCGCCACCGTCTCCTTCGATGGCTGCTCGGGCACCTGCCAGCGTGAGGCCGGCTGGAGCTGCCCCTTGCCCGGTCAGCCCTGCACCAAAGACGAGCTTTGCGGCGATGGCTCTCTGGGTCCCAACGAAGAGTGTGACGACGGCGATGTCGCCCCCGGCGACGGCTGCACCGGCCTGTGCAGGCGCGAGCCCTTCTTCTCCTGCCCCACCCCCGGCATGCCTTGTCTGTCCACCATCGTCTGCGGTGACCGCTTGGTCGTCGGCGACGAGGCCTGCGACGACGGCAACACCCTGCCCGCCGATGGCTGCAGCCCCGACTGCAAATCCAGCGAACCCGGCTTCACCTGCCCCGTCGCCCTCGGCGTTGGCGGCCCCTGCGTCCCCGTCCCCTCCCAGCGCTGCGGCGACGGCCGCCTCTCTTACGGTGAGTTCTGCGACGACGGCAACGACCTCTCCGGCGATGGCTGCTCCGCCTCCTGCAGGGAAGAGCCCGGCTTTACCTGTAACGCGCCAGGCACCCGCTGCCAGCTCACCGAGTGGTGCGGCGACGGCAAACTCAGCCTTGCCCGCGCTGAAGAGTGCGACGACATGAACACCGTCTCCGGCGACGGCTGCACCGCTGACTGCATCAAGGAAGCCAACTTCGTCTGCCCTCAACCAGGCCAGCTCTGCTCTTCCACCATCCGCTGTGGCGATGGCCGCCTCGGCGGCAGCGAAACCTGCGATGACGGCAATGACGTTGCCAACGATGGCTGCAGTGCCACCTGCCAGGTCGAGTCGGGATGGAGCTGTCCCGCGGGCTCCACGTGTCGGGCGCAACGATGCGGCGACAGCCTGGTCGCGGGCGCCGAACAGTGCGACGACGGTGACGCCGACGGGGGGGACGGCTGTAGCGCCGCGTGCAAGCTGGAACTTCCGAGCGACGAAGAAGACGCAGGGTGGGTGTGCCCGGCGCCGGGCCTGCCTTGCCAGCGCACCGTCTGCGGCAACGGCACACAGGAAGGCAGCGAGCAGTGTGACGACGGGAACAACGATTCGGGTGACGGCTGCTCGCCCTTCTGTCGCAAAGAGCCTCTCTGCCCTCCTGCAGGTGGACCTTGCATGACAGCCTGTGGCGACGGCCTGCTGCTTCCCATCGACCTCGCAAGCGGCCAGGAGTGCGACGACGGCAACACCGTTTCGGGCGACGGCTGCAGCGCCGCATGCAAAGTGGAGAGCGGCTACACCTGCAGCCCTCGCGAGATCACACCCGACCCCTTGATCCTCCCCATCGTGTACCGCGACTTCAAAGCCAAAAACGAGACCAACGGGCACCCGGACTTCCAACACTCCACCGGCGAAGAAACGGGCATCGTGAAGCCCTTGCTGGGCGTGGATGGCAAGCCCCAGCACGTCGATCAGAACAAGGCAAGGACCACCAACAACGATCCGGGCGTCTCGTTCGACTACTTCGGTGTGTGGTACCGGGACAACGCCGCCTACAACAAGACCCTCAAGTCGAGCTTGACCTTCACCAAGTTGATGACGGGCGAATACCGCTACGCCAACGCGGACTTCTTCCCCCTGGATGGGCTCGGGTGGGGCAACTACAACAACGGCTCCCACAACTTTCACTTCACTTCGGAGGTGCGGTACTGGTTCGAGTACAGGGGCGGCGAGCGCCTCGACTTCAGCGGAGACGATGACGTCTGGGTGTTCATCAACAAGCGCTTGGCAGTGGACATCGGCGGCATCCACGGCGTGAGGAACGGCAGCGTGATCCTCGATGCGAACGACGGCACGGGACGGGTGTGCGATCTGGTCACCACCAACTGCAACAACCGGAGAGCCGTGGACTTCGACCTCGACAAGGGCAGTGTGTACGAAATCGTGGTGTTCCAGGCCGAGCGTCACACCACCGAGTCGAACTACAGGCTCACCCTGTCGAACTTCACGGGCTCCCGGAGTGAATGCACCCCCGTGTGTGGCGACGGCTTCGTCACGCCCAACGAAGCCTGCGACCTCGGCACGGCCGCGAACACGGGCGCCTATGGCACCTGCAACCCCAACTGCACCCTGCCCCCTCGCTGCGGCGACGCCGTCACGAGCACCCCGGACGGCGAACTGTGCGACAACGGCATCAACCTCACACCTTACGGAGGCGCCCTTCAGGTCTGCGGAGCCGGGTGCCGGTTTGCCCCTTACTGCGGCGACGGCATGGTCGACGCGACGTACGGGGAGCAGTGCGACCAGGGCGCACAGAACGGCATGGGCTACGGATTCTGTGCGGCGGGCTGCAAGCTCGGCCCCCGCTGCGGCGACGGGATCACGAGCGATGGCGAGACGTGCGACGACGGCGCCGCCGTCAATGGCACCTCGGGCAGCGCGTGCATGGCCACCTGCCGGCTCAAGTGTGGCAACGGGCTTCTCGATCCCGGTGAGCAGTGTGACGAAGGCACCCTGCAAAATACGGGGGCTTATGGCAAATGCCGGTCCACTTGCACCCTCGGGCCTCGCTGCGGCGACGGCATCCCCAACGGGGGTGAACAATGTGACGATGGCAAAAACGACGGCACTTACGGCACCTGCGCGCCAGGCTGCGCGTTCGGCCCCCGCTGCGGTGACAACGAAGTACAGGCCACCGCCGGTGAGCTTTGCGACCAGGGTCCCGCCAACGCCAGCAGCAGCGCTTACGGCAGCAACGTGTGCACCACCCGCTGCCGGCCCGCCCCCCGCTGCGGCGATCGGACCGTGGACGTCACGTTCGGCGAGGTCTGTGACGACGGCAAAAACGATGGCACGCCGGGCTCCTGCGCAAGCGACTGCAAGGCCGCCATCCCCCTGCCCTCGTGCGGCGACGGCGTCAAGCAGCCCGACGAGGCCTGCGACACGGGCAGCGCCAACGGTACCCTGGAAAGCACCTGCGACTCACGCTGCCGGATAAAGTGTGGCAACGGCGCCAAAGACCTTGGCGAGCAGTGTGACGATGGCGTCAACAGCGGCGCCTACGGCACCTGCAGGCCCACCTGCACCCTCGCCGACTACTGCGGCGACGGCGCCAAAAACGGCAACGAAGCCTGCGACCTCGGCGCCCAGAACGAACCCGCCCCCTACGGCCAAGGCAAGTGCACCACCTCGTGCCAGATCGCGCCCTTCTGCGGCGACGGCCGCATCCAGTCGAGCCTCGGCGAAGAATGCGACGGCGGGGTGGGCTGTAGCACGCTTTGCAAGATCGTCCCCGTACTGTAACGAAGGTGCGGCGGCGCTCTTCAGTGAAGGCGACCCACCGCCGCACCTGACTTTCGGTCGCGCAATCCGCTGCGCAAGGGGGGAGGCTGGTATGCGCCGCCTTCTCTGCGGGCCTCTCATTTTTTCGTGCGACTTTCCGCTAGGGCGCCGTCCACCTGGCATGCATCCACGCTGTTCCACCCCGGATGCAAGAAACGGAAATACATGCGTACGAAGATTCTCCTGTCCCTGGCGGCCGCCGCGGTTCTGCCCCCCTTGTCTGCAGGGAGCTCACGAGCGGACACTCTCTGGGTCGAAGCGGAGTCGGTCCGACTCGCAAGCAGCGAAGATGGCAACAGCATCACCTCGCCTTTGCGGATCGAGGACGCGGTGCTGGCGTCTGACGGCTCTTTCGTCAAGGTTCCCTCGGGCCTCAACAGCTTGAACGCGCCGGCCGCAACAGGGATCGCGCGATACCGCATCGAGCTGGCGAACGCGGGCGTTTACGGCGTGTTCGGTCGCGTGAAGGCGCCGGATACCAACTCGGATTCGCTCTGGGTCCGCTTCGATGGCGGCACCTGGGTGCGCTGGATGGACATCGCCCTCGGCTCGGCCTGGCACTGGGACTTCGTTCACGACAGCGTCAACGGCAACAAACCGGCCGTCACGTTCAACCTGTCCGCCGGTGCCCACGATTTTGAGGTGGCGTACCGTGAGAACAACGTGCAGCTCGACGCGCTCGTGTTCACGGACAACGTCAACTACTCACCCACCGCCTTCTCCTCCCCGCTGGCCGCTCCGGTATTGAGCTCCGTGAGTGGCAGCAACCGGATTCGCTTCACTTGGACGGCTGTGGCAGGCGCCACCAGCTACCAGATCCAGAAGCAACAGGCTTCAGGCGCCTTCTCTTCCGTGCAAAACAACGCAAACCTGGTTTACAACGCCCAGGCCACCGGCTGTTTCCGCGTGGTGCCCATGCGCTCCGGATACACCGGAACGCCTTCGCAGGTGTTGTGCACCGGCTTCACGTCGGGTGACTATCCCCTGGTCATTCGCAACGGCTACAATGCCTCGTTCTCGTCGCCGATGTTCTTCGACTGGACCGACGAAGAGGCCAAGGTGTTCCCGGGCTACAACAGCCTGAACGCCGCACCCAACACCGGATACGCCCGCTTCGACTTCCAGCTGGGCGCCACCACGAAGGTGAAGTTCTGGGTGCTGGTCACCGCGCCGTCGACATCGTCCGATTCGTTCTGGGTGCGCATCGATCATGGCACGTGGATCAAGTGGGACAACATCGTGGGCGTGGGCGACTACGGCTGGGCCGACGTGCGAGACACGAACGCCTCGAATGCCGTCGTACAGCCAACGCTTTCCGCGGGCAGCCACACGCTCGAGTTTGCGTATCGTGAGGAAGGAACCACTTTCTCGCGCATTCTGGTCGAGTCGAACCTGTCTGCAGAGCCGCCCGGCGGCGTCTACGACTGAGCTTGTCCCGTCCTTCCTACGGGGCGGGGACGTCCCCCTCGCCCCCGCCCCGTAGCGGGACCTCATCCCTCGGGGCGCATTCGTCCCTGCCCCCCCAAAGGTGGGTCCACGCCAGGTCGTAATACGACCCCAGCGTCTCGTCGGCCACCATAGTTGCACCGCATGCAACGACGAGTTTCGTCCTGTTGCCTTGTCCAAGCCCTTCTGCCCCCCTAGTGTGAGAACACGCAGAAAGGACGTCACATGAAGATCACATTCATTGGCACCGGTCAGGTGGGCGGGGCCCTGGCCGCAGGGCTGGCGAACGCCGGACACGACGTGGTCCTGGCAGAAGCCCGCCCCGGCTCGCGCAGCGTCGTGGAGGCGCTGGCCCGATCCCCGCGGCTGTCCGCACGGCCCCTGGCCCAGGCGGTGGACTTTGCGGAGGTGGTGTTCCTGGCAACGCCGTTCGCCGCGAACGAGACGGTGCTGCCCCCACTCGCAGACGCGCTCGCCGGCAAGGTGTTGGTTGATTGCACCAACCCCGTGGGGCCGGGGCTGAGCCATGGCCTTTCCAGCCAGCGCTCGGGCAGCGAAAGGGTGCAGGACTTGGCACCCCGAGCGCGCGTTGTGAAGGCCTTTAGCATCTACGGCTTCGAGAACTTCGAGAATACCGCCTACCCCGGGTATGACACCCGCCCCGCAATGCTGTTCTGCGGAGAAGACCCGGCCGCCAAGCAGGCCGTGGCCCAACTCATCACCGACCTCGGGTTCGAGCCCCTTGACGTGGGGGGGCTGGTGCAGGCGCTGCATCTGGAACACATGACGCTGCTGTGGGTGCGCATGGTGCGTGCACACGCGCATCCGCCCGGCATCGTGTGGTCGGCCCTGAGGCGCCCGAAGCCGCTCCTCTGAGTCGCATGATTCGAGCGTTTTAGGGCGAGTACTTTCCCTTCAGATAGGCCTGAAGCTGATTCAACTCAGCCTCGCTGAGGGCGGCCTCGTAAACGAGGACCTCGCCTATGTCCCCGTGAAAGTAGGTATTGGCGCGGCCTAGACCAAGGTGGCCCAATGTCTTGTTGTTCTTCAGCGTTGTCAGTTGGTTGGATACAGTCAAGACCTTGTTCCCTTGGATGTAAAGGTCTTCAACCGCTCCTTTCTTGACGGCAACGGTGACTGTGACGGACTCCATGACCGAGGAAGGCCGATCGTAAACCGTCACGTTGTCCTCTTCACCCGTGCCGAAGCGAAAGCTAACGTTCCCCTGCAGGGGCGTCAGATAGGTGGTGCCCCAGTCGCCACTTTGCTGCCACGAGATCGGAGCGGCGAGGGTGCCGTGATTGTCGAGAGTGTTTTCACATCCAAACGCATGACACTGCCGACTGAGGTTGGCAGAGACCAATGCAATCGTGAGCTCCGAAAGTCCGTTGATCTCATACGAGAAATCCAGCTGGTTTCCGTTCGTGGACTTGCCCAAGTCAGAAGGAACGAACCGGACCGCGGGTCGACCGTTGATGGCATTTGCCACCAGTGCCGGTTGAAGTTCAGGCTTGGTCTGGGAGGCATCGATTCCCCGGCCTGACTGATCCTTCCAGACGGAGACTTTTCCCCCGCTCGTCGAAACACCGTGATCGGCCGCCAGCCAAAGCGAAAGGCTCCTCTTCGGCGGTGCAACTTCAGGTGGTGAGGGAGACCCTGGGCATTTCACTTCGTAGAAGACGAGGGGCGACCCCTTCAGGAAGTTGGTTCCCGCGAAATCAATGTCTCCGTCGTTCCCGAAGTCAGCAACGCGAACGTTGTGCTGGGGCTCCATCGCTACGAACTGTTTACGAAAGCTTGGCTGCGCTTTTCCGTCATTGACGAAGAGCGCAACTCCTTCGCCAGCCTCTGATCCGAGGATGACGTCAAGGTCGCCATCGTTATCCACGTCGACGATGTTGGGGGTATGGGCGCCCGCATTGGGATCGAGGACATGCCGAGTCCAGGGCTGCTTCGGATCGGCCGGAGACTCCCACCACGTCGTTGATCCGGCACTGCGACCCGGGGTGAACAGAACGTCGATTCGCCCGTCACCGTTGAGGTCGCCGGCGGTGGCATTGTCTCCCGAGGCTTGACCTATGCTGTACGCCTTCCATACACCTTTGGCATCGCCAGGATTCTCGAGCCAAGATCCCAACCGGATGATGTCCAGGTCGAGGTCGCCGTCTATGTCGGCAAGCGCCAGCCCCTCCAGAGCAAACTCGTCC
Coding sequences within:
- a CDS encoding glycoside hydrolase family 31 protein — translated: MFVLVLAWILSGGLSPRVGTAGWASLGDMPRPVAQADGLSFQSDQGTLWVGAENDHVLRVRFSPRASLGRDHSYALTSPRPKVTTKPTVEVGATQSLVRVQGLSVSINHSPLRLTFRDTAGAVIDEDDAERGIAFVGRTTRVWKTLPDDAHVYGLGEKGGRLDKRGRNLGGTSYTMWNNDTFAYDSDTDPIYVSVPFFMVMRKARAHGVFLDNTSRSSFDVGHESQRLLSFGAESGELNYYVIAGPHPKDVVARYTALTGRINLPPKWALGFHQSRWGYWPESRLRLVANTFREKKIPADALWLDIDYQEGFKPFTWDKQRFPDPPRMLKELAAQGFRVITIVDPHPPEQRGYPVFDEGLAGDHFVRAQDGTIFTGAVWPMRATPPRRSVFPDFTRPSTRHWWAELYKPFLDMGVAGIWNDMNEPAVGDQQNGTMPFDVRHDNEGQPTDHREVHNVYGQQMTRATFEGLRAARPNQRPFVLTRASFAGGQKWSAVWTGDNQSDWAHLRGGIPMLLGMGLSGFAFVGNDVGGFADSPVPALFTRWAQAAVFFPFMRAHTTRASLDQEPWSYGVEKEIENRRIIELRYRLLPTIYNEMQKASATGVPAMRPLFLEFPDDPATWDRDDEFMWGEDLLVAPVLKEVALEREVYLPPGDWYDHRTGALNAGARSKGPKSGDQTALAQGGGQTLTVPVTLSTLPLFVRSGGVVFSTDVVQHTGQLPGQPLRVSVYPSERETTRTLYEDDGESMAYVNGAACVRVFRSVRTAERVRVDISACQGTYKPAPRSLVVRTPERYAASATVNGKPAAVNRDATGFSELTMPDTFGALRVEFRR
- a CDS encoding DUF4215 domain-containing protein translates to MKTLRPSFAFPFAFLFLAVGGSLVGGCIERPLIEIAGPGGAGGQSTDAAPPVDPLDAFVFPITDALALPDAPVCPGPLCPDDAASSFCGDGLVDPAEECDDRNARPGDGCSGLCRVEKDYACPSPGEPCVSTVLCGDGLLSGAETCDDRNTASGDGCSASCDREPGFACATPGALCTPVTSSSRCGDGAINDSETCDDGATVSFDGCSGTCQREAGWSCPLPGQPCTKDELCGDGSLGPNEECDDGDVAPGDGCTGLCRREPFFSCPTPGMPCLSTIVCGDRLVVGDEACDDGNTLPADGCSPDCKSSEPGFTCPVALGVGGPCVPVPSQRCGDGRLSYGEFCDDGNDLSGDGCSASCREEPGFTCNAPGTRCQLTEWCGDGKLSLARAEECDDMNTVSGDGCTADCIKEANFVCPQPGQLCSSTIRCGDGRLGGSETCDDGNDVANDGCSATCQVESGWSCPAGSTCRAQRCGDSLVAGAEQCDDGDADGGDGCSAACKLELPSDEEDAGWVCPAPGLPCQRTVCGNGTQEGSEQCDDGNNDSGDGCSPFCRKEPLCPPAGGPCMTACGDGLLLPIDLASGQECDDGNTVSGDGCSAACKVESGYTCSPREITPDPLILPIVYRDFKAKNETNGHPDFQHSTGEETGIVKPLLGVDGKPQHVDQNKARTTNNDPGVSFDYFGVWYRDNAAYNKTLKSSLTFTKLMTGEYRYANADFFPLDGLGWGNYNNGSHNFHFTSEVRYWFEYRGGERLDFSGDDDVWVFINKRLAVDIGGIHGVRNGSVILDANDGTGRVCDLVTTNCNNRRAVDFDLDKGSVYEIVVFQAERHTTESNYRLTLSNFTGSRSECTPVCGDGFVTPNEACDLGTAANTGAYGTCNPNCTLPPRCGDAVTSTPDGELCDNGINLTPYGGALQVCGAGCRFAPYCGDGMVDATYGEQCDQGAQNGMGYGFCAAGCKLGPRCGDGITSDGETCDDGAAVNGTSGSACMATCRLKCGNGLLDPGEQCDEGTLQNTGAYGKCRSTCTLGPRCGDGIPNGGEQCDDGKNDGTYGTCAPGCAFGPRCGDNEVQATAGELCDQGPANASSSAYGSNVCTTRCRPAPRCGDRTVDVTFGEVCDDGKNDGTPGSCASDCKAAIPLPSCGDGVKQPDEACDTGSANGTLESTCDSRCRIKCGNGAKDLGEQCDDGVNSGAYGTCRPTCTLADYCGDGAKNGNEACDLGAQNEPAPYGQGKCTTSCQIAPFCGDGRIQSSLGEECDGGVGCSTLCKIVPVL
- a CDS encoding NADPH-dependent F420 reductase, translating into MKITFIGTGQVGGALAAGLANAGHDVVLAEARPGSRSVVEALARSPRLSARPLAQAVDFAEVVFLATPFAANETVLPPLADALAGKVLVDCTNPVGPGLSHGLSSQRSGSERVQDLAPRARVVKAFSIYGFENFENTAYPGYDTRPAMLFCGEDPAAKQAVAQLITDLGFEPLDVGGLVQALHLEHMTLLWVRMVRAHAHPPGIVWSALRRPKPLL
- a CDS encoding FG-GAP-like repeat-containing protein → MNGDGLADIITGAERGGDVAWYEYPTWSKHVIQTGVDCYTDMDVFDVDGDGDLDVIYPEHQGTPSGMIWLENPMPSGKTGDNWVRRKIGNGGAHDLEVAKNPKDDRLYVLGHQQEGRLFVQTAPKATTWDEFALEGLALADIDGDLDLDIIRLGSWLENPGDAKGVWKAYSIGQASGDNATAGDLNGDGRIDVLFTPGRSAGSTTWWESPADPKQPWTRHVLDPNAGAHTPNIVDVDNDGDLDVILGSEAGEGVALFVNDGKAQPSFRKQFVAMEPQHNVRVADFGNDGDIDFAGTNFLKGSPLVFYEVKCPGSPSPPEVAPPKRSLSLWLAADHGVSTSGGKVSVWKDQSGRGIDASQTKPELQPALVANAINGRPAVRFVPSDLGKSTNGNQLDFSYEINGLSELTIALVSANLSRQCHAFGCENTLDNHGTLAAPISWQQSGDWGTTYLTPLQGNVSFRFGTGEEDNVTVYDRPSSVMESVTVTVAVKKGAVEDLYIQGNKVLTVSNQLTTLKNNKTLGHLGLGRANTYFHGDIGEVLVYEAALSEAELNQLQAYLKGKYSP